The genomic stretch TTAGAAACACTCAAAGAATCTAATTTTCAAGTTTATGAAACTTTATTAGATCCACAAGCTCAAAAATTAAATGATGTGGTTTTTCCTAAAAATAAGATTGTAGTTGTTGTTGGTAATGAAGGACAAGGAATTAGCAAGGAACTTTGAGATTTAGCTGATGTTAAAGTTTATATCCCAATTTCTTTTGAAAGTTTAAAT from Mycoplasmopsis gallopavonis encodes the following:
- a CDS encoding TrmH family RNA methyltransferase, producing MDPYNSKIIRSSQGALFDLNLILSNNLKVNLETLKESNFQVYETLLDPQAQKLNDVVFPKNKIVVVVGNEGQGISKELWDLADVKVYIPISFESLNVACATAIVLDKIRNR